In Juglans regia cultivar Chandler chromosome 13, Walnut 2.0, whole genome shotgun sequence, the following proteins share a genomic window:
- the LOC108985445 gene encoding uncharacterized protein LOC108985445, with amino-acid sequence MDPFESIDHMEDEDYFDHEEYMIQAMALHRQQHATEGASASRRRNSQPRMFIRRNPLEGHERLWNDYFAEPSIYPPNVFRRRFRMHCNLFLRIHSAVEAHDDYFVQKRDASGRLGLSSLQKITEAIRMLAYGVTADLMDEYVRIGESTKRLSMKKFVKAIVSIFGGEYLRSPTNSDIARLLEVRKNRGFLGMLGSIDCMYWKWKNCPSAWKGMYSGHVNELTIILEAVASYDLWIWHAFFGLLGSHNDINVLDRSSIFATLAESHAPPCNYTQSMVTNTQWDIILLMPRVLKDIMYTCIILHNMIVEDERHQYLGADQFIYESNDDTPHEPISRDNIPEFMEFIAQHY; translated from the exons ATGGATCCCTTTGAGAGTATTGATcatatggaagatgaagattaTTTTGATCACGAGGAGTATATGATACAAGCAATGGCCCTACATAGACAACAACATGCAACCGAGGGAGCATCTGCTTCACGTCGTCGTAATTCTCAACCTCGCATGTTCATCCGACGTAATCCATTGGAAGGTCATGAGCGCCTTTGGAATGATTATTTTGCTGAGCCGTCAATATATCCGCCAAACGTTTTTAGGAGGAGGTTTCGAATGCATTGTAATCTTTTTTTACGCATACATTCTGCAGTTGAAGCTCACGATGATTATTTTGTCCAAAAAAGAGACGCCAGTGGGAGACTTGGATTGTCCTCCCTTCAAAAGATAACTGAAGCAATTAGGATGCTTGCATATGGGGTTACGGCAGATCTTATGGACGAGTATGTAAGAATTGGAGAAAGCACCAAACGGTTGAGTATGAAGAAATTTGTAAAGGCGATCGTGTCAATTTTTGGGGGTGAGTACTTGAGGTCTCCAACCAACAGTGATATAGCGAGGTTACTAGAAGTCAGAAAAAACCGTGGGTTTCTAGGAATGTTGGGTAGCATTGATTGCATGTACTGGAAATGGAAGAACTGTCCTAGTGCTTGGAAAGGTATGTACTCTGGTCACGTAAATGAACTAACTATTATTTTGGAGGCTGTTGCATCTtatgatctttggatatggCATGCGTTTTTTGGTTTGCTTGGGTCTCATAATGACATCAATGTACTCGATCGATCTTCTATTTTTGCTACGTTGGCCGAAAGTCATGCTCCTCCGTGCAACTACACACAATCAATGGTCACGAATACACAATGGGATATTATCTTGCTGATG CCCCGAGTTCTAAAAGACATTATGTACACATGCATTATCTTGCACAATATGATCGTTGAAGATGAGCGTCATCAATATCTCGGGGCTGACCAGTTTATTTACGAATCCAATGATGATACTCCACATGAGCCAATTTCACGCGATAATATACCTGAATTCATGGAGTTCATTGCGCAACATTATTGA
- the LOC108985444 gene encoding aldehyde dehydrogenase family 2 member B7, mitochondrial-like isoform X5, whose protein sequence is MICRNIASPSRGISKYSTDVAIENPVDPPVEVKHTQLLINGQFVDAASGKSFPTLDPRTGDVIAHVAEGDAEDINRAVAAARKAFDEGPWPKMTAYERQRILLRFADLIEKHNDELAALETWDNGKPYEQSAKLEVPMLTRLMRYYAGWADKIHGLTVPADGPYHVQTLHEPIGVAGQVIPWNFPLLMFGWKVGPALACGNTIVLKTAEQTPLSAIFAANLLHEAGLPPGVLNVISGFGPAAGAALASHMDVDKFAFTGSTKTGQFVHELASRSNLKPVTSELGGKSPFIVCEDADIDKAVELAHYALFFNQGQCCCAGSRTFVHERVYDEFVEKSKALALKRAVGDPFLEGIEQGPQKEKHCSLKITQVSNAQFEKILKYIKSGVESGATLEAGGERLGNKGYYIKPTVFSNVKVFLLVIITSCIFPQRLRYGYNAKDEIFGPVQSIFKYKDLDEVIRRANATHYGLAAGVFTENLDTANTLTRALRAGSVWVNCFNIFDATIPMGGYKMSGHGREKGIYSLENYLQVKAVVTPLKNPAWL, encoded by the exons GAAAAAGTTTCCCGACATTGGATCCCAGGACAGGGGATGTGATTGCTCATGTTGCAGAAGGTGATGCTGAAGATATAAATCGAGCAGTTGCTGCTGCTCGCAAGGCTTTTGATGAAGGACCATGGCCAAAGATGACTGCATAC GAAAGACAAAGGATACTCTTGCGCTTTGCTGATTTGATTGAAAAGCACAATGATGAACTTGCAGCACTTGAGACTTGGGACAATGGGAAACCATATGAACAGTCTGCTAAACTCGAAGTTCCAATGTTGACACGTCTAATGCGATACTATGCTG GTTGGGCGGATAAGATTCATGGTCTCACAGTTCCAGCTGATGGACCATACCATGTGCAAACCTTGCATGAACCTATTGGTGTTGCGGGTCAGGTTATTCCATGGAATTTTCCTCTTCTCATGTTTGGTTGGAAGGTCGGGCCAGCATTAGCATGTGGCAACACGATTGTTCTGAAAACAGCAGAGCAGACACCTTTATCCGCAATCTTTGCAGCAAATCTATTGCATGAG GCTGGACTTCCTCCTGGCGTTCTAAATGTTATTTCTGGTTTTGGTCCAGCTGCTGGTGCAGCTCTTGCTAGTCATATGGATGTGGATAAG TTTGCTTTCACTGGATCAACAAAAACAGGACAATTTGTTCACGAGTTGGCATCAAGAAGCAATCTTAAGCCAGTAACTTCGGAACTTGGAGGGAAATCCCCCTTTATCGTATGTGAGGATGCTGATATAGATAAGGCAGTTGAGCTAGCGCACTATGCCTTGTTCTTTAATCAG GGACAATGCTGCTGTGCTGGCTCTCGTACATTTGTGCATGAGCGTGTATATGATGAGTTTGTAGAGAAATCAAAGGCACTTGCTTTGAAACGTGCTGTTGGTGACCCATTCCTTGAAGGGATTGAACAAGGTCCTCAG aaagagaagcatTGCTCTCTCAAAATTACACAGGTTAGCAATGCGCAATTTGAGAAGATCCTCAAGTACATAAAATCTGGTGTCGAAAGTGGAGCTACCCTAGAGGCTGGGGGAGAGAGACTTGGCAATAAGGGCTACTACATTAAGCCCACAGTTTTCTCAAATGTTAAGGTATTTCTTTTGGTTATAATAACATCATGCATCTTTCCACAGAGATTGAGATATGGATACAA TGCAAAGGATGAGATATTTGGCCCAGTTCAGTCCATCTTTAAATACAA GGACCTTGACGAGGTGATAAGAAGAGCAAACGCCACTCATTACGGGCTTGCTGCTGGGGTCTTCACAGAGAACTTAGACACTGCTAACACTTTGACTCGAGCATTAAGAGCTGGGTCAGTGTGGGTGAACTGCTTCAACATATTTGATGCTACCATTCCTATGGGTGGGTACAAGATGAGTGGCCATGGCAGAGAAAAAGGAATATACAGTTTGGAAAACTACTTGCAAGTGAAGGCTGTTGTCACTCCTCTGAAGAACCCAGCATGGctctaa